A single Fibrobacter sp. DNA region contains:
- a CDS encoding aspartate 1-decarboxylase, whose translation MQLELLKSKIHRATVTDANLNYEGSITIARDLMDAAGILPFEKVGVLDVNNGSRLDTYVIEGPAKSGVICLNGAAARLVQPGDLVIIVAYATMSEEEAKSWKPTVIHVNGKNEIV comes from the coding sequence ATGCAGCTGGAATTACTTAAAAGCAAAATCCATCGTGCAACAGTAACCGACGCGAACCTCAACTACGAAGGTTCCATTACCATCGCACGCGATCTGATGGACGCTGCAGGAATTCTTCCTTTCGAAAAAGTCGGCGTTCTCGACGTGAACAACGGTTCCCGCCTCGACACCTACGTTATCGAAGGTCCTGCAAAGTCCGGCGTTATCTGCCTCAACGGTGCAGCAGCCCGTTTGGTCCAGCCAGGTGATTTGGTCATCATCGTCGCCTACGCAACCATGAGCGAAGAAGAAGCCAAGAGCTGGAAGCCCACCGTCATTCACGTTAACGGCAAGAACGAAATCGTCTAA
- a CDS encoding LytR C-terminal domain-containing protein, which produces MRLIICLIFFLVFAGCEEEKAQPQKVQEIKRTYKGDVELLNSCGMPGAAAKMKVYLRDNGFDVVSTRNDIVQNYEQTVLVLRNPEWEGAQALAKALKTDNVMTVISKRALVDASVYIGKDLKQIVEPEQGE; this is translated from the coding sequence ATGCGACTAATCATTTGCCTTATTTTTTTCCTTGTGTTTGCCGGTTGCGAAGAAGAAAAAGCGCAGCCCCAAAAGGTGCAGGAAATCAAGCGCACCTACAAAGGTGACGTGGAGCTTTTGAATAGTTGCGGTATGCCCGGTGCAGCCGCCAAGATGAAGGTGTATCTCAGGGATAACGGTTTCGATGTAGTCAGCACAAGAAACGACATCGTTCAAAACTACGAACAGACCGTCCTCGTCCTCAGAAATCCGGAATGGGAAGGCGCGCAAGCCTTGGCCAAGGCACTCAAGACCGACAACGTCATGACTGTTATCAGCAAGAGAGCCTTGGTGGATGCATCCGTGTATATCGGAAAGGATTTAAAACAAATAGTAGAACCCGAACAGGGAGAATAA
- the rsfS gene encoding ribosome silencing factor: MTTKKLDLPESIQLGASILFELRAQDIQLIDLRGIKDVTDYFLIATCESEAQMQAILNELHKEFKSNKIPTVGVEYKEGVRWAVFDAGLDLMVHLFEEEKRAEISLDRLYADGKIVTLEEKDFVKKTETKKSDDNELV, translated from the coding sequence ATGACAACAAAGAAGCTAGACTTGCCGGAATCTATCCAGCTTGGTGCAAGCATTCTGTTCGAGCTCCGCGCTCAGGACATCCAGCTCATCGACCTTCGCGGCATCAAGGACGTAACCGACTACTTCCTGATCGCCACTTGCGAAAGCGAAGCCCAGATGCAGGCTATTCTGAACGAACTCCACAAGGAATTCAAGTCCAACAAGATTCCTACCGTTGGTGTTGAATACAAGGAAGGCGTTCGCTGGGCCGTATTCGATGCTGGTCTTGACCTGATGGTCCACCTCTTTGAAGAAGAAAAGCGTGCTGAAATTTCCCTTGACCGTCTCTATGCCGACGGCAAGATTGTAACACTGGAAGAAAAGGACTTCGTCAAGAAGACCGAAACCAAGAAGAGCGACGACAATGAACTCGTTTGA
- the argS gene encoding arginine--tRNA ligase, whose product MNSFEQEIASALEATGSFTAEAALKLISVPPDTTHGNFTIPCFSLAKVMRKAPKMIAEDLAAQVKLPAGLSKVEAVNGYLNFFIDRGFLAKSTLDEIAAKGLNYGHQESNGKVVCIDFSSPNIGKELAFHHLRSTMIGNSLSRIYKAAGYKVERINHLGDWGTAFGKLIVMYLREKLPTDQATLDALTVKELNILYAAFSKASKEEPGLEDEARAAFTKLEQGDEFYRTLWTAFRAATLKELMRIYDMMGVGFDHYTGESFFEDKIPAILDELREKNLMVKSNELDVVMLDEFDLNPCLIRKSDGSTLYATRDLAAANYRMKEYNFDKCLYVVDLGQALHFKQVFHVLKKMGREWYTNMYHIPFGVILQMVDGKWEKGKTRTGTASLLRDVIDAAQKKILEFIDAKNPELENKELIARQIGISALTFNDLKNSRLKDVRFDWDAVMSFEGDTGPYVQNAHVRLCSIMRKAGYTVNVSDVDYAQLTDDHAYSLINILAKKGDKILTAVKDDEPSVLAQYALEIAEAAHKFIHEDRVLGSAEEKSRLFLVQSTQIVLENVLDLLGLFPIRSM is encoded by the coding sequence ATGAACTCGTTTGAGCAAGAAATCGCAAGCGCATTGGAAGCTACCGGCAGCTTTACTGCCGAAGCAGCTCTCAAGCTTATCTCCGTGCCGCCTGATACCACTCACGGCAACTTTACCATTCCCTGCTTCTCCCTTGCAAAGGTCATGCGCAAGGCTCCGAAGATGATCGCAGAAGACCTGGCAGCCCAGGTAAAACTTCCCGCAGGTCTCTCCAAGGTTGAAGCTGTCAACGGCTACCTCAACTTCTTCATCGACCGTGGTTTCCTCGCCAAGTCCACCTTGGACGAAATCGCCGCCAAGGGTTTGAACTACGGCCATCAGGAATCCAACGGCAAGGTTGTCTGCATTGACTTCAGCTCCCCCAACATCGGTAAGGAACTTGCCTTCCACCACCTCCGCTCCACCATGATCGGAAACTCCCTCAGCCGCATCTACAAGGCTGCAGGTTACAAGGTGGAACGTATCAACCACTTGGGCGACTGGGGTACTGCATTCGGTAAGTTGATCGTCATGTACTTGCGAGAAAAGCTTCCCACCGACCAGGCCACCCTCGACGCTCTCACCGTCAAGGAACTGAACATCCTTTACGCAGCCTTCTCCAAGGCTTCCAAGGAAGAGCCTGGTCTTGAAGACGAAGCTCGCGCCGCCTTTACCAAGCTGGAACAGGGCGACGAATTCTACCGCACTCTGTGGACCGCATTCCGCGCAGCAACACTCAAGGAACTGATGCGCATTTACGACATGATGGGTGTTGGCTTCGACCACTACACAGGCGAATCCTTCTTCGAAGACAAGATTCCCGCCATCCTGGACGAACTCCGCGAAAAGAATTTGATGGTGAAGTCCAACGAACTGGACGTGGTGATGCTGGACGAATTCGACTTGAATCCGTGCCTCATCCGCAAGAGCGACGGTTCTACTTTGTACGCAACCCGCGACTTGGCTGCAGCAAACTACCGCATGAAGGAATACAACTTCGACAAGTGCCTTTATGTTGTTGACCTCGGCCAAGCACTCCACTTCAAGCAGGTGTTCCACGTGCTGAAGAAGATGGGTCGCGAATGGTACACCAACATGTACCACATCCCCTTCGGCGTTATCCTCCAGATGGTGGACGGCAAGTGGGAAAAGGGCAAGACCCGTACCGGTACCGCAAGCCTTTTGCGCGACGTGATTGACGCTGCCCAGAAGAAGATTCTGGAATTCATCGATGCTAAGAATCCGGAACTGGAAAACAAGGAACTGATTGCCCGCCAGATCGGTATTAGCGCACTCACCTTCAACGACTTGAAGAACAGCCGCTTGAAGGACGTCCGCTTCGACTGGGACGCAGTAATGAGCTTCGAAGGCGACACAGGTCCGTACGTTCAGAACGCACACGTGCGTCTCTGCAGCATCATGCGCAAGGCTGGCTACACTGTTAACGTTTCCGACGTTGACTACGCCCAGCTCACCGATGATCATGCCTACAGCTTGATTAACATCCTCGCAAAGAAGGGTGACAAGATTCTCACTGCAGTCAAGGACGACGAGCCCAGCGTTCTCGCCCAGTATGCATTGGAAATCGCAGAAGCCGCACACAAGTTCATCCACGAAGACCGCGTGCTCGGCAGTGCTGAAGAAAAGTCCCGTCTGTTCCTCGTACAGTCCACCCAGATTGTACTTGAAAACGTTCTGGACCTCCTCGGCCTCTTCCCGATTCGTTCCATGTAA
- a CDS encoding fibrobacter succinogenes major paralogous domain-containing protein, giving the protein MNFKKTLIAVLGVAAASSFAIPPKTWDAIYKAEGEGDYTSAKIEGNIRLGKYTHYQSVQPVSFKVNDSLFAFSVAGNMTVPADRIEKTDFEGDCNSTKEAWISYFDKPRTFTSGKGKNKSESQYIINIAGVDLACGDDLYALSDLKIKFTDPQAQAAWAAELEGREKYQRKQVAEFRKAEQEHRAALREVSGFFKDPRDGQVYRTIKVEGREWFAQNVNFNVDGHSWCYEDKDSYCMRSGRLYDLEGARKACPSGWHLPRDREWHDLLTGLTHCYDGVDKCEAFAKKMKATTGWQGGGGTDEYGFSIFSSGYRKVIGKSTVRYEDMGEYAGFWSAQNGRNETIWLWSMGRMSDQMVRQLVPSKTNAYSVRCINGD; this is encoded by the coding sequence ATGAATTTCAAGAAGACTCTTATTGCCGTTCTCGGTGTTGCCGCTGCTAGCTCCTTTGCTATTCCACCGAAAACCTGGGACGCAATCTATAAGGCAGAAGGTGAAGGTGACTACACCTCTGCAAAAATCGAAGGCAATATTCGCCTTGGCAAGTACACCCATTATCAGAGTGTTCAGCCGGTTTCCTTCAAGGTGAACGATAGTTTATTCGCATTCTCCGTTGCTGGTAACATGACTGTTCCTGCAGATCGAATCGAAAAGACTGATTTCGAAGGCGATTGCAACAGCACCAAGGAAGCCTGGATTTCCTATTTTGACAAGCCCCGTACATTCACTTCCGGCAAGGGCAAGAACAAGTCTGAATCTCAGTACATCATCAACATTGCTGGTGTGGACCTTGCCTGCGGTGACGATCTTTACGCTTTGAGCGATCTTAAGATCAAGTTTACTGACCCCCAGGCTCAGGCTGCATGGGCTGCTGAATTGGAAGGCCGTGAAAAGTATCAGCGTAAGCAGGTGGCCGAATTCCGCAAGGCAGAACAGGAACATCGTGCTGCCCTTAGGGAAGTTTCCGGTTTCTTCAAGGATCCCCGCGATGGTCAGGTTTACCGTACCATCAAGGTAGAAGGTCGTGAATGGTTCGCACAGAACGTTAACTTCAATGTAGATGGTCATTCCTGGTGCTACGAAGACAAGGATTCCTACTGCATGCGCAGTGGTCGTCTTTATGACTTGGAAGGTGCCCGCAAGGCTTGCCCGTCTGGTTGGCATCTGCCCCGTGACCGCGAATGGCACGACTTGCTGACCGGTCTTACCCATTGCTACGACGGTGTTGACAAGTGTGAAGCTTTCGCAAAGAAGATGAAGGCTACCACCGGTTGGCAGGGCGGTGGCGGTACCGACGAATATGGTTTCTCCATTTTCTCTTCCGGCTATCGTAAGGTTATTGGTAAGTCTACGGTCCGTTATGAAGACATGGGTGAATATGCTGGTTTTTGGTCTGCACAGAATGGTCGCAACGAAACCATTTGGCTCTGGTCCATGGGCCGCATGAGCGATCAGATGGTTCGTCAGCTGGTTCCTAGCAAGACCAACGCTTACTCTGTCCGTTGCATCAACGGTGACTAA
- the purU gene encoding formyltetrahydrofolate deformylase — MAITRYILQIHCPDQKGLIAGTTQVLAKAGANIVDLQQHTAKDIETFFLRAVFEADSDNIEEVRKHLETLEGHLQLNWKLFDTTKVERVAIFVSKTDHCLYDLLLKHRDGDLPCEFSCIVGNHTDLAAVGGSFGVPFYYVPSNPDKSIPENRFREIIAETKTDTVVLARYMQILSAAFTEEFKYRVINIHHGFLPAFKGAKPYHQAWNKGVKIIGATAHFATEDLDQGPIIAQDIQRVPETASISELVELGKDIEKRTLSQALKLWLEHRVFVYGGRTFIL, encoded by the coding sequence ATGGCTATTACACGTTACATTTTGCAGATTCATTGCCCTGACCAAAAGGGCCTTATTGCCGGTACCACTCAAGTCCTCGCCAAGGCTGGCGCAAACATTGTGGACTTGCAGCAGCATACCGCCAAGGACATCGAAACTTTCTTCCTCCGTGCAGTTTTTGAAGCAGACTCCGACAACATCGAAGAAGTGCGCAAGCACCTGGAAACTTTGGAAGGTCACCTCCAGTTGAACTGGAAGTTGTTCGACACCACCAAGGTGGAACGCGTGGCCATTTTCGTTTCCAAGACCGACCACTGCCTTTACGACCTGCTCCTAAAGCACCGCGACGGCGACCTTCCCTGCGAATTCAGCTGCATCGTGGGCAACCACACTGACCTCGCAGCCGTGGGCGGCTCCTTCGGCGTTCCGTTCTACTATGTTCCGTCCAACCCGGACAAGAGCATCCCGGAAAACCGTTTCCGCGAAATCATCGCCGAAACCAAGACCGACACCGTGGTTCTCGCCCGTTACATGCAGATTCTCTCTGCAGCTTTCACCGAAGAATTCAAGTACCGCGTCATCAACATCCACCACGGCTTCCTCCCCGCCTTCAAGGGTGCAAAGCCCTACCACCAGGCATGGAACAAGGGTGTGAAGATTATCGGCGCAACAGCACACTTCGCCACCGAAGATTTGGACCAGGGTCCGATTATCGCCCAGGATATCCAGCGCGTTCCTGAAACCGCAAGCATCAGCGAACTTGTAGAATTGGGTAAGGACATCGAAAAGCGTACCCTTTCCCAGGCCCTCAAGCTCTGGCTTGAACACCGCGTATTCGTTTACGGTGGCCGTACCTTTATTCTCTAG
- the pyrE gene encoding orotate phosphoribosyltransferase, giving the protein MTKTDAFVNFLVESGALKFGDFVTKSGRNTPYFINTGEFRTGASLSKLAEFYAAAFVEHFDGKATNLYGPAYKGIPLCAATAMKLSDVYAKNLTFTYNRKEVKDHGEGGSLVGYKYAEKTNVVIIEDVITAGTSVNETLQILKNIENANVIGLLISVDRKEKLDNGKSALQTVQDEYGIEAHSIVNINDIIAFLEKEENRKAINAPEGILEKVYAYREQWGAK; this is encoded by the coding sequence ATGACCAAGACTGACGCATTCGTTAATTTTCTCGTTGAATCCGGCGCTTTGAAGTTCGGTGACTTCGTTACCAAGAGCGGCCGCAATACTCCGTATTTCATCAATACCGGAGAATTCCGTACTGGCGCATCTCTTTCCAAGCTGGCAGAATTCTACGCGGCAGCATTTGTTGAACATTTCGACGGCAAGGCAACCAACCTCTACGGTCCGGCTTACAAGGGCATTCCCCTGTGCGCAGCCACTGCCATGAAGTTGTCCGACGTCTATGCCAAGAACCTTACCTTTACATACAACCGTAAGGAAGTCAAGGACCACGGCGAAGGCGGTTCCCTGGTGGGTTACAAGTACGCAGAAAAGACCAACGTTGTGATCATCGAAGACGTGATTACTGCAGGTACTTCCGTGAACGAAACTCTCCAGATCCTCAAGAACATCGAAAATGCCAACGTGATTGGTCTCTTGATTTCTGTGGACCGTAAGGAAAAGCTGGACAACGGCAAGTCTGCACTCCAGACCGTTCAGGACGAATACGGCATCGAAGCTCATTCCATCGTAAACATCAACGATATTATCGCCTTCCTGGAAAAGGAAGAAAACCGCAAGGCCATCAACGCTCCGGAAGGCATCCTGGAAAAGGTTTACGCCTACCGCGAACAGTGGGGTGCCAAGTAA